The Mesomycoplasma ovipneumoniae genome window below encodes:
- a CDS encoding DUF3137 domain-containing protein: protein MKIINDYFKFEDYKIKAKEEFRPKLDEIIKKKHSKTLEKLAGLQSMTKTLNIVSVISVFLTGLVFFVTMNYHLGIGGIIFLIILGIIAVASTFYLGVKKREIRKITNEVSKDVLEDFKPEVAYKAAFSILDKGMDYLGFNGQPSNNIQISKNEISNRTPDEIIGSSKAKISEVRPLKELLIDEKFHVSFTNVRWQWKEWRKNETVTRESFTGILKIDTSILGEKAFDFKLLKPSGWFSQKDKIKLENEEFNKVFNPESNDRFKIRKMYTPLAMELSLKRYFDREGVKVMDVTIESSGNAIYFTYKCDWNFMYVDFPTSIKTPDDFINHIFKDFLLDTYSLYYLLCLIYVTLYLD, encoded by the coding sequence ATGAAAATAATAAATGATTATTTTAAATTTGAAGACTATAAAATCAAGGCAAAAGAGGAATTTCGGCCTAAATTAGATGAAATTATCAAGAAAAAACATTCAAAAACTCTTGAAAAACTTGCTGGATTACAAAGTATGACAAAAACACTTAATATTGTCTCGGTAATTTCAGTTTTTTTAACTGGGCTTGTTTTTTTTGTTACTATGAATTACCATCTAGGGATTGGCGGCATTATTTTTTTAATTATTCTCGGAATAATTGCAGTTGCTTCTACTTTTTACTTAGGAGTCAAAAAAAGGGAAATTAGGAAAATCACCAATGAAGTTTCAAAAGATGTCCTAGAAGATTTTAAACCAGAAGTTGCTTATAAAGCTGCCTTTTCAATTTTAGATAAAGGAATGGATTATTTAGGTTTTAATGGCCAACCTAGTAACAACATTCAAATTTCAAAAAATGAAATTAGTAATCGTACTCCTGATGAAATCATTGGCTCATCAAAGGCTAAAATTAGTGAAGTTAGACCTCTGAAAGAATTATTAATTGATGAAAAATTCCATGTTAGCTTTACAAATGTCCGCTGGCAATGAAAAGAATGAAGAAAAAATGAAACTGTGACTAGGGAAAGTTTTACTGGAATTTTAAAAATTGATACTTCAATTTTAGGTGAAAAGGCATTTGATTTTAAACTTTTAAAACCAAGCGGCTGATTTTCTCAAAAAGACAAAATCAAACTTGAAAACGAGGAATTTAACAAGGTTTTTAATCCAGAATCAAATGATAGATTTAAAATCAGAAAAATGTATACACCCCTTGCGATGGAACTTTCACTAAAAAGATATTTTGATCGCGAGGGTGTTAAGGTTATGGATGTTACCATCGAATCTTCAGGAAATGCGATCTATTTTACTTACAAATGCGACTGAAATTTTATGTATGTTGATTTTCCAACATCAATAAAAACCCCTGATGACTTTATTAATCACATTTTCAAGGATTTTTTGCTTGACACTTACAGTTTATATTATCTTTTGTGTCTTATTTACGTTACTTTGTATTTGGATTAG
- a CDS encoding MurR/RpiR family transcriptional regulator produces MKSVFFDEKIVESLTKTEKIIIKLAQENPQFFYQSNLKSLANKTQSSITLISNLAKKLSFSSFKEMQFHVYYLFLNSAQISNKVKNQQKTDKNKLIIEQLYKYYHNSLVQTLELVDLEKIQDFARKIIESKKIFIYGAGSSSIGASELAINLQKLGLNSVSFRDFHNFLLVSVQSQALKILFSKSCKTKEINFVLKKFIENNDNFIVITAKKQIDIPNKNLIFYQTLEQKNRFISISSKINQQFISDVIFFSVANLISEQYEENYKKNLEILKEWNE; encoded by the coding sequence ATGAAAAGTGTATTTTTTGACGAAAAAATTGTTGAATCACTAACTAAAACTGAAAAAATTATTATTAAATTGGCACAGGAAAATCCACAATTTTTCTATCAATCCAATCTAAAATCATTAGCAAATAAAACCCAATCCTCAATAACGCTCATTTCAAATTTAGCAAAAAAATTAAGCTTTTCGAGCTTTAAAGAAATGCAGTTTCATGTTTATTATTTATTCCTTAATTCAGCGCAAATTTCAAATAAAGTAAAAAATCAGCAAAAAACTGATAAAAACAAGCTAATTATCGAACAACTTTATAAATATTATCATAATTCGTTAGTTCAAACATTAGAGCTTGTTGACCTTGAAAAAATCCAAGATTTTGCCCGTAAAATTATCGAGAGCAAAAAAATTTTTATCTACGGGGCTGGTTCTTCTTCAATCGGGGCGAGCGAACTAGCGATTAATTTGCAAAAATTAGGGCTAAATTCAGTTAGTTTTCGTGATTTTCATAATTTTTTATTAGTTAGCGTTCAATCTCAAGCCTTAAAAATTTTGTTTTCAAAATCTTGTAAAACTAAAGAAATTAATTTTGTTCTTAAAAAGTTTATTGAAAATAACGACAATTTCATTGTAATAACAGCAAAAAAACAAATCGATATACCCAATAAAAATTTAATTTTTTACCAAACGCTCGAGCAAAAAAACCGTTTTATTTCGATCTCATCGAAAATAAATCAACAATTTATTTCTGATGTTATTTTTTTCAGTGTTGCTAATTTAATTTCTGAGCAATATGAAGAAAACTACAAGAAAAACCTTGAAATTCTCAAAGAATGAAACGAATAA
- a CDS encoding fructose-specific PTS transporter subunit EIIC translates to MSIFSKDFIFLDQDLNSKEEVFEFFAQKAVSLGIGTEKNKIFDDLLARENEISTGLESNFAIPHAQSSAITKPALLFLSLKSGLDWQNFDDSKAKFIFCILLPKSGFEQNQVEILAKVARIILNPEIKEIILSKDENVIFDNISKFIFEKDQVENQETNSQKIPINAKKVVGITSCTVGIAHTYLAAEKLEMGLKQNGYIPKIETRGSVGPKNVLTKEDIDQAEFVIVASDLEIDSSIFDQKKVYFTSTKAAIHETESVIQKAKKAPILHNKQKKQTQNQENRTSIVKHIITGISYMIPYVVFGGIMIALSLGIGKAIYGNAEAAPKGDFLWWMLEIGVIAFRLMIGVLGGYIAYSIAGRAALAPGFIVATVGNSADLFYGIGGISVQTPMGFIGAVIFGILVGYSVKFINSLKIQKSLSAILPIFVIPIGVSLFWSLVVIFLIGAPIGWVLDKLIAGLKHVFENKDGIGVGVAFLLGLLLGGMAGFDMGGPVNKVAFLTSTALVSTQVYEPMGMMAAAIPVAPIGMGITTLIWRRKFTKEEKSLGLSAIIMGFIGISEGAIPFAIADPKRVISANVIGSAVAGGLAGVLAVTNQAGHGGPIVAILGAVGSIKHGIGLGIAFFFLSVIVGSFTTALIYGLWKDRNFNIFANLARKNHKKGAK, encoded by the coding sequence ATGAGTATTTTTTCAAAAGATTTTATTTTTTTAGACCAAGATCTTAATTCAAAAGAAGAAGTTTTTGAATTTTTTGCTCAAAAAGCAGTCAGTCTTGGAATTGGAACTGAAAAAAATAAAATCTTTGACGATCTTTTGGCTCGTGAAAATGAAATTTCTACCGGACTTGAGTCAAATTTTGCAATCCCTCATGCTCAAAGTAGCGCTATTACAAAGCCAGCGCTGCTGTTTTTAAGTCTAAAATCTGGGCTTGATTGACAAAATTTTGATGATTCTAAGGCAAAATTTATTTTCTGTATTTTGCTGCCAAAGTCTGGTTTTGAACAAAATCAAGTTGAAATTCTGGCAAAAGTTGCACGAATTATTCTTAATCCCGAAATTAAAGAAATAATTTTATCTAAAGACGAAAATGTTATTTTTGATAACATTTCAAAGTTTATTTTTGAAAAAGACCAAGTGGAAAATCAAGAGACAAATTCCCAAAAAATTCCCATAAATGCAAAAAAAGTTGTTGGAATCACATCTTGTACTGTTGGAATTGCTCACACTTATTTAGCCGCTGAAAAATTAGAAATGGGACTAAAACAAAATGGTTATATTCCCAAAATTGAAACTCGCGGATCAGTTGGACCTAAAAATGTTTTAACAAAAGAAGATATTGATCAAGCCGAATTTGTTATAGTTGCCAGCGATCTTGAAATTGACAGTTCAATTTTTGACCAAAAAAAGGTCTATTTTACAAGCACTAAAGCCGCAATCCATGAAACTGAAAGTGTAATTCAAAAAGCAAAAAAAGCACCAATTTTGCATAATAAACAAAAAAAACAAACCCAAAATCAAGAAAATCGAACTAGCATTGTTAAACATATTATCACTGGAATTTCCTACATGATTCCTTATGTTGTTTTTGGTGGAATTATGATTGCCCTTTCGTTAGGAATTGGAAAAGCCATTTATGGTAATGCCGAAGCAGCGCCAAAAGGTGATTTTCTATGATGAATGCTCGAAATTGGGGTAATTGCCTTTAGATTAATGATCGGTGTTTTAGGAGGCTACATTGCCTACTCAATTGCCGGACGGGCCGCACTTGCACCAGGATTTATTGTTGCAACTGTCGGTAATTCGGCAGATTTATTCTATGGAATTGGCGGAATTTCTGTTCAAACACCGATGGGATTTATTGGCGCGGTAATTTTTGGAATTCTTGTTGGTTACAGTGTTAAATTCATTAACTCACTAAAAATCCAAAAATCTTTAAGTGCAATTTTACCAATTTTTGTAATTCCAATTGGAGTCAGTTTATTTTGATCTTTAGTCGTAATTTTCTTAATTGGCGCTCCTATTGGTTGAGTGCTTGACAAATTAATCGCTGGATTAAAGCATGTTTTTGAAAACAAAGACGGAATTGGTGTTGGTGTTGCCTTTCTTCTAGGTCTTTTACTTGGCGGAATGGCCGGATTTGACATGGGCGGTCCAGTAAACAAGGTTGCTTTTTTAACTTCAACTGCTCTTGTTTCAACTCAAGTTTATGAACCAATGGGAATGATGGCAGCTGCAATACCAGTTGCACCAATTGGAATGGGAATTACAACCTTAATTTGACGTAGAAAATTTACAAAAGAAGAAAAATCACTCGGACTTTCAGCGATAATAATGGGATTTATTGGAATTTCTGAGGGTGCTATTCCTTTTGCAATCGCTGATCCAAAACGGGTAATTAGCGCTAATGTTATTGGTTCAGCAGTTGCTGGTGGACTTGCTGGAGTTCTTGCAGTTACAAATCAAGCCGGACATGGAGGACCAATTGTTGCAATTCTTGGTGCTGTTGGTTCAATAAAACACGGAATTGGTCTTGGAATTGCCTTTTTCTTCTTGTCAGTTATTGTCGGAAGTTTTACTACCGCACTAATTTATGGACTTTGAAAGGATCGCAATTTTAATATTTTTGCCAATTTAGCACGAAAAAATCACAAAAAAGGAGCTAAATAA
- a CDS encoding type I phosphomannose isomerase catalytic subunit has product MKNYFVFVEPYQKNTLWAGQNLQNQLKSSQKIGELWLISAQKHGLSRVSGQNLDDFFAQNPQFFCFYPHKTYPNLHKIIDAGQKLSLQVHPDDKLAKKLNSFGKDEAWLVLNKGDDPFIIGAKSNDFAEQITEINNENIDKHCNFSDLEKNDFAYISAGLIHSIPQGALVYEIQQNSDLTFRIFDFDRLDTNGQKRELHFELAKVAIKPKLSPKIIHDNKKTQQSLVKNKFFNLEKVKISQKFLLFPQNDVFWYEIIIISGQGKINDAPFKPFDAILISGQIEKPIEFQAENALILINRII; this is encoded by the coding sequence ATGAAAAATTATTTTGTTTTTGTTGAACCATACCAAAAAAATACTTTATGAGCTGGGCAAAATTTACAAAATCAGCTAAAATCTAGCCAAAAAATTGGCGAACTTTGACTAATTTCGGCACAAAAACACGGTCTTTCGCGTGTCAGTGGGCAAAATTTGGATGATTTTTTTGCCCAAAACCCACAATTTTTTTGCTTTTATCCACACAAAACTTACCCAAATCTTCATAAAATTATTGATGCTGGCCAAAAACTGAGTCTCCAAGTTCATCCTGATGATAAATTAGCAAAAAAATTGAATTCTTTTGGCAAAGACGAGGCTTGGCTTGTGCTAAACAAAGGCGATGATCCTTTTATAATTGGTGCAAAATCAAACGATTTTGCTGAGCAAATTACAGAAATTAATAACGAAAATATCGACAAACACTGTAATTTTTCTGATCTTGAAAAAAATGATTTTGCCTATATTAGCGCCGGACTTATCCATTCTATTCCTCAAGGCGCCCTTGTTTATGAAATTCAGCAAAATTCAGACTTAACTTTTCGAATTTTTGATTTTGATCGACTTGACACTAATGGACAAAAAAGAGAACTTCATTTTGAACTTGCAAAGGTCGCAATAAAACCAAAATTAAGTCCAAAAATTATTCATGACAACAAAAAAACTCAACAATCACTAGTTAAAAATAAATTTTTTAACCTTGAAAAAGTAAAAATTAGCCAAAAATTTTTACTTTTTCCACAAAACGATGTTTTTTGGTACGAAATTATAATAATTTCTGGTCAAGGAAAAATTAATGATGCTCCTTTTAAACCATTTGATGCCATATTAATATCAGGACAAATTGAAAAACCAATTGAATTCCAAGCAGAAAATGCACTAATTTTAATAAACAGAATAATTTAA
- a CDS encoding LemA family protein, whose protein sequence is MSNLYNPKNAGNIEGFEPRIDNDSKKPVVSTAAKVAFWTLGTLFLFIAPIYYISQKNNFMRQQNLINESASTIEVQLEQRSATLLKLADQVRSYREYEKSILSDITRLRSLKSNIENAQEIENLNNSLFGRLIAVSENYPELQASKIYQELIEQTAYLERELAAARRLYNSNVNSFNTEIFVFPSSIVASSMNLTTYPMFSTSNQNRQDVSFKDF, encoded by the coding sequence ATGTCAAATTTATACAACCCTAAAAATGCTGGAAATATCGAAGGATTTGAGCCTCGAATTGATAATGACTCCAAAAAACCGGTTGTTTCAACAGCGGCTAAAGTTGCATTTTGAACTTTGGGGACTTTATTTTTATTTATTGCTCCAATTTATTACATTTCGCAAAAAAATAATTTTATGCGCCAACAGAATTTAATCAATGAATCAGCAAGTACAATCGAGGTTCAACTTGAGCAACGTAGCGCAACTTTATTGAAATTAGCTGACCAAGTTCGTTCCTATCGTGAATATGAAAAATCAATTTTAAGTGACATTACAAGATTACGAAGCTTAAAATCAAACATAGAAAATGCCCAAGAAATCGAAAATTTAAACAATTCATTATTTGGTAGACTTATTGCCGTAAGTGAAAATTACCCTGAATTGCAAGCATCAAAAATTTATCAAGAATTAATTGAGCAAACCGCCTATTTAGAAAGAGAATTGGCGGCTGCAAGACGACTTTATAATAGTAATGTTAATTCCTTTAACACCGAAATTTTTGTCTTTCCTTCTTCAATTGTTGCATCTTCGATGAATTTAACAACCTACCCAATGTTTAGCACAAGCAACCAAAATCGTCAAGATGTATCATTCAAAGATTTTTAA